Proteins encoded together in one Streptomyces sp. TLI_171 window:
- a CDS encoding gamma-glutamyl-gamma-aminobutyrate hydrolase family protein, with protein sequence MTSRPVIGISTCLTDAAWGRWDSMRSVLLSESYPALIQAAGAIAVMLPPDAPQYAAAAVARLDGLVIAGGEDVSPTLYGERAHHLTTANAPERDLWEAALIRAALAAGTPLLGICRGMQLLNVVCGGSLIQHLPDVVGDELSHIGEPGEYGRHPIRPVPGTLLADLLPEESVVVPTYHHQAVARLGEGLAVCAHAADGTVEAVEGAGFTLGVQWHPEQGEDLRIARALVNATRLAPLTTPATPESAALPVV encoded by the coding sequence ATGACCTCTCGCCCCGTGATCGGCATCAGCACCTGTCTCACCGACGCCGCCTGGGGGAGGTGGGACAGCATGCGCTCGGTACTGCTGTCCGAGAGCTACCCGGCCCTGATCCAGGCCGCCGGCGCCATCGCGGTGATGCTCCCGCCGGACGCACCGCAGTACGCCGCGGCCGCCGTCGCCCGCCTCGACGGCCTGGTGATCGCGGGCGGCGAGGACGTCTCCCCCACCCTCTACGGCGAGCGCGCCCACCACCTGACCACGGCCAACGCCCCCGAGCGCGACCTGTGGGAGGCCGCGCTGATCCGCGCCGCGCTCGCCGCCGGCACCCCGCTGCTGGGCATCTGCCGCGGCATGCAACTGCTGAACGTGGTCTGCGGCGGCTCCCTGATCCAGCACCTGCCGGACGTGGTCGGCGACGAGCTCAGCCACATCGGCGAGCCCGGCGAGTACGGGCGGCACCCGATCCGTCCGGTGCCCGGCACCCTCCTCGCCGACCTGCTGCCGGAGGAGTCGGTGGTCGTCCCGACCTACCACCACCAGGCGGTGGCCCGGCTCGGCGAGGGCCTGGCCGTCTGCGCCCACGCGGCGGACGGCACCGTCGAGGCGGTCGAGGGCGCCGGCTTCACCCTCGGCGTCCAGTGGCACCCCGAGCAGGGCGAGGACCTCCGGATCGCCCGCGCCCTGGTCAACGCCACCCGGCTGGCCCCGCTCACCACCCCCGCCACCCCGGAATCCGCCGCCCTCCCGGTGGTCTGA
- a CDS encoding DUF2510 domain-containing protein has protein sequence MSEQQIPAGWYPDPVDTHSDPRPERWWDGKGWTSSTRPAPAPGAPTSDAPPAGGPAEDTAVLEGTVLDASGQAVHYPPLPPYTEPFAVPKPRPRPSKPVLIAASVAAVLGLAIGSGVTYLAMDGHDSKSSAAPSSNERRFGGGGGSNGGGSNGSNGSNGLPGDGLPGFGGGNGQGGGSGGSGGNGNGKGSSANLAVDMVNGVSLPILSGWEGGTTQDGYAAASIGKYTCPDGSEQCTLAGANTSRISGTDAKQAAQSDIEAAAKEAYVDMTGHKEIKSEAVTVAGRSGYLVRWQVDVSKGNAGYVETVVFPTADNKALIAVHMGFDIADKAPSADQMDAIVKGIATFSGGSGGRGTTTT, from the coding sequence GTGAGCGAGCAGCAGATTCCGGCCGGGTGGTACCCGGACCCCGTCGACACCCACAGTGACCCCCGTCCCGAGCGCTGGTGGGACGGCAAGGGCTGGACCTCCAGCACCCGCCCGGCCCCGGCTCCCGGGGCCCCGACTTCGGACGCGCCCCCCGCCGGCGGCCCCGCCGAGGACACGGCCGTCCTCGAGGGCACCGTGCTGGACGCGTCGGGCCAGGCCGTCCACTACCCGCCGTTGCCCCCGTACACCGAGCCCTTCGCGGTCCCCAAGCCGCGCCCCCGCCCGTCCAAGCCGGTGCTGATCGCCGCCTCGGTCGCCGCCGTGCTCGGCCTGGCGATCGGCTCGGGCGTCACCTACCTGGCGATGGACGGCCACGACAGCAAGTCGAGCGCCGCCCCGAGCTCCAACGAGCGCCGTTTCGGCGGAGGCGGCGGCAGCAACGGCGGCGGGAGCAACGGGAGCAACGGGAGCAACGGCCTCCCCGGCGACGGCCTTCCCGGCTTCGGCGGCGGCAACGGCCAGGGCGGCGGCAGCGGTGGCAGCGGCGGCAACGGCAACGGGAAGGGCAGCAGCGCCAACCTGGCCGTCGACATGGTCAACGGCGTCTCGCTGCCGATCCTGAGCGGCTGGGAGGGCGGTACCACCCAGGACGGCTACGCCGCCGCGTCCATCGGCAAGTACACCTGCCCGGACGGCTCGGAGCAGTGCACCCTGGCCGGCGCGAACACCAGCCGGATCAGCGGCACCGACGCCAAGCAGGCCGCGCAGAGCGACATCGAGGCCGCAGCCAAGGAGGCCTACGTCGACATGACCGGCCACAAGGAGATCAAGAGCGAGGCGGTCACGGTGGCCGGCCGCTCCGGGTACCTGGTGCGCTGGCAGGTCGACGTGTCCAAGGGCAACGCCGGCTACGTCGAGACGGTGGTGTTCCCGACCGCGGACAACAAGGCGCTGATCGCCGTGCACATGGGCTTCGACATCGCCGACAAGGCGCCGAGCGCCGACCAGATGGACGCCATCGTGAAGGGCATCGCCACCTTCTCCGGCGGCTCGGGCGGTCGCGGAACCACCACCACCTGA
- a CDS encoding 5'-3' exonuclease, whose amino-acid sequence MLLDTASLYFRAYFGVPDSLRSPQGEPVNAVRGLLDFISRLVQDHGPDQLVACMDADWRPQWRVDLIPTYKTHRVAEAATDGEEEVPDTLAPQVPVIEQVLDAVGLARVGAPGYEADDVIGTLATRATGPVQIVTGDRDLFQLVDDARAVTVLYPVKGIGAAQRMDDAALLEKYGVRGAGYADLAALRGDASDGLPGVKGIGEKTATQLIQEYGDLAGVRAAAADPSSKLTPARRRNLLEAAPYLEVAPTVVQVAKDVELPPFDPELPREPRDPMALETLAERWNLGTSLTRLLEVLAQR is encoded by the coding sequence ATGCTGCTCGACACCGCGAGCCTCTACTTCCGCGCCTACTTCGGCGTCCCGGATTCGCTGCGCTCGCCGCAGGGCGAGCCGGTGAACGCGGTGCGCGGCCTGCTGGACTTCATCTCCCGCCTGGTCCAGGACCACGGTCCCGACCAGCTGGTGGCCTGCATGGACGCCGACTGGCGTCCGCAGTGGCGGGTCGACCTGATCCCCACCTACAAGACCCACCGGGTCGCGGAGGCCGCCACCGACGGCGAGGAGGAGGTGCCGGACACCCTCGCCCCGCAGGTCCCGGTGATCGAGCAGGTGCTGGACGCCGTGGGCCTGGCCCGGGTCGGCGCGCCGGGCTACGAGGCGGACGACGTGATCGGCACGCTGGCCACCCGCGCCACCGGCCCGGTGCAGATCGTCACCGGCGACCGGGACCTGTTCCAGCTGGTCGACGACGCCCGGGCGGTGACGGTGCTGTACCCGGTGAAGGGGATCGGCGCGGCGCAGCGGATGGACGATGCGGCGCTGCTGGAGAAGTACGGCGTCCGCGGCGCGGGTTACGCGGACCTGGCGGCGCTGCGCGGCGACGCCAGTGACGGCCTGCCGGGTGTGAAGGGGATCGGCGAGAAGACCGCGACCCAGCTGATCCAGGAGTACGGCGACCTGGCGGGCGTCCGCGCGGCCGCCGCCGATCCGTCCTCGAAGCTGACGCCGGCCCGCCGCCGGAACCTGCTGGAGGCGGCCCCGTACCTGGAGGTCGCGCCGACCGTGGTGCAGGTCGCCAAGGATGTCGAACTCCCGCCCTTCGACCCCGAGTTGCCGCGCGAGCCGCGCGACCCGATGGCGCTGGAGACGCTCGCCGAGCGGTGGAACCTGGGCACTTCGCTGACCCGCCTGCTGGAGGTGCTGGCCCAGCGCTGA
- a CDS encoding RNA polymerase sigma factor, which yields MDEALLRALTPEVLAVLVRRGADFSAAEDAVQEALVEAVHRWPEDPPRDPKGWLITVAWRRFLDAARADASRRRREDLVDEQPGPGPVSDVDDSLRLYFLCAHPSLTPASAVALTLRAVGGLTTRQIAQAYLVPEATMAQRISRAKRTVSGVRLDRPGDVATVLRVLYLVFNEGYSGDVDLAAEAIRMTRQLAARIEHPEVSGLLALMLLHHARRAGRLAPDGSLVPLAEQDRSRWDTTAIAEGVVVLQAALARDRLGEFQAQAAIAALHADAPTAAETDWVQIVEWYDELAALTDSPVVRLNRAVAVGEADGPQAGLAALAAVDAALPRHTAASAYLHERAGELPTAARLYAEAARKAGAAAERDHLVRQAARLNTLLREGR from the coding sequence ATGGACGAGGCGCTGCTGCGCGCGCTCACCCCCGAGGTGCTGGCCGTCCTCGTCCGCCGCGGCGCCGACTTCTCGGCGGCCGAGGACGCCGTCCAGGAGGCGCTGGTGGAGGCGGTCCACCGCTGGCCGGAGGATCCCCCGCGGGACCCGAAGGGCTGGCTGATCACGGTCGCCTGGCGGCGGTTCCTGGACGCCGCCCGGGCGGACGCCTCGCGGCGCCGCCGCGAGGACCTGGTGGACGAGCAGCCCGGGCCCGGGCCGGTGTCCGACGTCGACGACTCGCTGCGGCTGTACTTCCTGTGCGCGCACCCGTCGTTGACGCCGGCCTCGGCGGTGGCACTGACCCTGCGCGCGGTCGGCGGGTTGACCACCCGGCAGATCGCCCAGGCGTACCTGGTGCCGGAGGCGACCATGGCGCAGCGGATCAGCCGCGCCAAGCGGACCGTCTCCGGCGTCCGGCTGGACCGGCCGGGCGACGTGGCGACGGTGCTGCGGGTGCTGTACCTGGTATTCAACGAGGGCTACTCGGGGGACGTCGACCTGGCGGCGGAGGCGATCCGGATGACCAGGCAGCTGGCCGCCCGCATCGAGCATCCGGAGGTGTCCGGCCTGCTGGCGCTGATGCTGCTGCACCACGCCCGCCGGGCCGGCCGACTGGCGCCGGACGGCAGCCTGGTGCCGCTCGCCGAGCAGGACCGCTCCCGCTGGGACACCACGGCCATCGCCGAGGGCGTGGTGGTCCTCCAGGCGGCGCTGGCCCGGGACCGGCTGGGCGAGTTCCAGGCGCAGGCGGCGATCGCCGCGCTGCACGCGGACGCGCCGACCGCCGCCGAGACCGACTGGGTGCAGATCGTGGAGTGGTACGACGAGCTGGCCGCGCTGACGGACAGTCCGGTGGTGCGGCTCAACCGCGCAGTCGCGGTCGGCGAGGCGGACGGCCCGCAGGCCGGGCTCGCGGCGCTGGCCGCCGTCGATGCGGCACTGCCCCGGCACACCGCCGCGTCGGCGTACCTGCACGAGCGGGCGGGCGAGCTGCCGACGGCCGCCCGGCTGTACGCCGAGGCCGCCCGGAAGGCGGGCGCGGCGGCCGAGCGCGATCATCTGGTCCGGCAAGCAGCTCGGCTCAACACCCTTCTGCGCGAAGGGCGTTGA
- a CDS encoding YciI family protein → MAKYLLLKHYQGAPVPPNWIPMDQWTPEEVTAHIQYMRDFAAKLEQSGEFVDAQALAPEGTWVRFDGEGRPPVTDGPFAETKDLIAGWMVIDVDSYDRALELAAELSAAPGAGGKPIHEWLELRPFMSEPPTVTE, encoded by the coding sequence ATGGCGAAGTACCTGCTGCTGAAGCACTACCAGGGCGCCCCCGTTCCCCCGAACTGGATCCCGATGGACCAGTGGACGCCCGAGGAGGTCACCGCGCACATCCAGTACATGCGGGACTTCGCAGCGAAGCTCGAACAGTCCGGCGAGTTCGTGGACGCCCAGGCGCTCGCCCCGGAGGGCACCTGGGTGCGGTTCGACGGGGAGGGGCGTCCGCCGGTCACCGACGGGCCGTTCGCCGAGACCAAGGACCTGATCGCCGGCTGGATGGTGATCGACGTGGACAGCTACGACCGGGCGCTGGAGCTGGCGGCCGAGCTGTCGGCGGCGCCCGGCGCCGGCGGCAAGCCGATCCACGAGTGGCTGGAGCTGCGCCCGTTCATGTCCGAGCCGCCGACCGTCACGGAGTGA
- a CDS encoding RNA polymerase sigma factor encodes MSETEPIPAPWERAAPLVTAARGGDALALDELITLLLPYVTRLCRPIALADAPDAAQEALIAVLRGLPGLTDPRALYGWVRTVTVREAVRTARRTRRHLPLDAAVDRADGADPALSAALRDCLHRLTPEHRAVLVLRELEGLDERSCAELLGLSRGTVKSRLHRAKHNFRLAWTS; translated from the coding sequence ATGAGCGAGACCGAACCGATCCCCGCCCCCTGGGAGCGCGCCGCCCCGCTGGTCACGGCCGCCAGGGGCGGCGACGCGCTCGCACTGGACGAGCTGATCACACTGCTGCTGCCGTACGTGACCCGGCTGTGCCGGCCGATCGCGCTCGCCGATGCGCCGGACGCCGCCCAGGAGGCGCTGATCGCCGTGCTGCGCGGACTGCCCGGTCTGACCGACCCGCGAGCCCTGTACGGCTGGGTGCGCACCGTCACCGTCCGCGAGGCCGTCCGCACTGCCCGCCGAACCCGCCGGCACCTCCCGCTGGACGCCGCGGTCGACCGTGCGGACGGCGCCGACCCCGCGCTGTCCGCCGCGCTGCGCGACTGCCTGCACCGGCTGACGCCCGAGCACCGCGCCGTACTGGTGCTCCGCGAACTCGAGGGCCTGGACGAGCGGTCCTGCGCCGAACTGCTCGGCCTCAGCCGCGGCACGGTCAAGTCCCGGCTGCACCGGGCCAAGCACAACTTCCGGCTGGCGTGGACGAGTTGA
- a CDS encoding alpha/beta fold hydrolase, with protein MNITVDPQQPDLRRPFPPLSGTRHRHLDLPGVRLHVAEAGRSDGEPVVLLHGFPQHWYAWRRVVPLLADRYRLICPDLRGFGWSQAPARGYDTATRVADVLALLDELGLAQVQLIGHEWGAWAGFHACLRAPERFGAFLALNIVHPWPLHRRLAPQAWRFWYTTPLEFPLLGRRLLRRRPEFTTYLLRRGTVAPAARSTTETAETAGAAQTVESVEAADTADAFAEFAAASAQPGSARAGELLHRAFALRDVPALAVNRFHRQRLSTPTELLGGEKDFILPPEVLAGGERHADDLRTVIVAGAGHYLHEERPELVAAAARRLFARVQLNSSTPAGSCAWPGAAGT; from the coding sequence GTGAACATCACCGTCGACCCCCAACAGCCGGACCTCCGTCGCCCGTTCCCGCCGCTGTCGGGTACCCGGCACCGGCACCTGGACCTGCCGGGGGTGCGGCTGCACGTGGCGGAGGCGGGCCGCTCCGACGGTGAGCCGGTGGTGCTGCTGCACGGGTTCCCGCAGCACTGGTACGCGTGGCGGCGGGTGGTGCCGCTGCTCGCGGACCGCTACCGGCTGATCTGCCCGGACCTGCGCGGGTTCGGCTGGTCGCAGGCCCCGGCGCGGGGCTACGACACGGCGACCCGGGTGGCCGATGTGCTGGCGCTGCTGGACGAGTTGGGGCTGGCGCAGGTGCAGCTGATCGGACACGAGTGGGGGGCGTGGGCGGGGTTCCACGCGTGCCTGCGGGCACCGGAGCGGTTCGGGGCCTTCCTGGCGCTGAACATCGTGCACCCGTGGCCGCTGCACCGGCGGCTGGCGCCGCAGGCGTGGCGGTTCTGGTACACCACGCCGCTGGAGTTCCCGCTGCTGGGACGCCGACTGCTGCGCCGGCGACCGGAGTTCACCACCTATCTGCTGCGGCGCGGCACCGTCGCCCCGGCCGCCCGCTCGACCACCGAGACCGCTGAGACCGCCGGGGCCGCACAGACCGTTGAGAGCGTCGAAGCCGCTGACACCGCCGACGCGTTCGCCGAGTTCGCGGCGGCGAGCGCGCAGCCGGGGTCCGCCCGGGCGGGTGAGCTGCTGCACCGGGCCTTCGCGCTGCGGGACGTTCCGGCGCTGGCGGTCAACCGGTTCCACCGCCAGCGGCTCAGCACGCCCACCGAACTGCTCGGTGGGGAAAAGGACTTCATCCTTCCCCCGGAGGTGCTCGCGGGTGGCGAGCGGCACGCGGACGACTTGCGGACGGTGATCGTGGCAGGTGCCGGGCACTACCTGCACGAGGAGCGCCCGGAGCTGGTGGCCGCCGCCGCGCGCCGGCTGTTCGCCCGGGTTCAGCTCAACTCGTCCACGCCAGCCGGAAGTTGTGCTTGGCCCGGTGCAGCCGGGACTTGA
- a CDS encoding radical SAM protein, whose product MNGTDRRFHVIVLSNFAKGFDKYALAYGKAGIPESTFPDRFHLLTRAELGIGVRKARRLLDRLAVAGDRLLVLETEVDPGDLVPNTATGLGTELHRPAIRLAAVHELDGTEPEFTLRPTTVEDAMAASLHLHDSVQRRYAELRPRSVSVLPVASACQAKCSFCFSAASISADQPPARVPWDTVASWLERARTAGAERAVITGGGEPTILPFDQQLRLVSACSATFPKVVLITNGHTLAKGGPGERADRLAALSDAGLGVLAVSRHHQDDAVSARLMMLDTPVASLVDAWRTGRDRWPGLRLRLICVLQHGGVADEAGIAAYLSWAAALGVEEVCFKELYVSTSTESLYFDRAANTWSRDHQVSLSVVTRFAARHGFETADRLPWGAPVLDGSWAGRPMRIAAYTEPSLYWERAHGIARSWNVLADGRCYASLEDRASEILPEGAVAV is encoded by the coding sequence ATGAACGGTACCGACCGGCGTTTCCACGTCATCGTGCTGTCGAACTTCGCCAAGGGCTTCGACAAGTACGCGCTCGCCTACGGCAAGGCGGGCATTCCGGAGAGCACCTTCCCCGACCGGTTCCACCTGCTGACCCGCGCGGAACTCGGCATCGGCGTCCGCAAGGCGCGACGCCTGCTCGACCGGCTGGCGGTGGCCGGCGACCGGCTGCTGGTGCTGGAGACCGAGGTCGACCCCGGCGACCTGGTGCCCAACACGGCGACCGGACTCGGCACGGAACTCCACCGCCCCGCCATCCGGCTCGCCGCCGTCCACGAACTCGACGGAACCGAACCCGAGTTCACGCTGCGTCCGACCACCGTCGAGGACGCGATGGCAGCCTCCCTGCATCTGCACGACTCGGTGCAGCGCCGGTACGCCGAGCTGCGGCCGCGCTCCGTCTCGGTGCTGCCGGTCGCCTCCGCCTGCCAGGCCAAGTGCTCGTTCTGCTTCTCCGCTGCCTCGATATCCGCCGACCAGCCCCCGGCCCGCGTCCCGTGGGACACCGTCGCCTCCTGGCTGGAACGGGCCCGCACGGCCGGCGCCGAACGCGCGGTGATCACCGGCGGCGGCGAGCCCACCATCCTGCCGTTCGACCAGCAGCTGCGGCTGGTCTCCGCCTGCTCCGCGACCTTCCCGAAGGTCGTCCTGATCACCAACGGCCACACCCTGGCGAAGGGCGGGCCCGGCGAGCGCGCCGACCGGCTGGCCGCGCTGAGCGACGCGGGCCTGGGCGTGCTGGCCGTCTCCCGGCACCACCAGGACGACGCGGTCAGCGCCCGCCTGATGATGCTCGACACGCCCGTCGCCTCGCTGGTCGACGCCTGGCGCACCGGACGCGACCGCTGGCCGGGCCTGCGGCTGCGCCTGATCTGCGTGCTCCAGCACGGCGGCGTCGCCGACGAGGCCGGCATCGCCGCCTACCTCTCCTGGGCGGCCGCCCTCGGCGTCGAAGAGGTCTGCTTCAAGGAGCTCTACGTCTCCACCAGCACCGAATCGCTCTACTTCGACCGCGCCGCGAACACCTGGAGCCGCGACCACCAGGTCTCGCTGTCCGTCGTCACCCGGTTCGCGGCCCGGCACGGCTTCGAGACGGCCGACCGCCTCCCCTGGGGCGCCCCGGTCCTCGACGGCAGCTGGGCCGGCCGGCCGATGCGGATCGCTGCCTACACCGAGCCCAGCCTGTACTGGGAACGCGCCCACGGCATCGCCCGCAGCTGGAACGTCCTGGCCGACGGCCGCTGCTACGCCTCCCTGGAGGACCGGGCCAGCGAGATCCTGCCGGAAGGAGCGGTGGCGGTATGA
- the chrA gene encoding chromate efflux transporter, which translates to MPLTVIAREWGRIGVLGFGGPPAHILLLRRLCVEQRGWIAASEFEDGIAATNLLPGPASTQLAIFTAWRLRGPAGALVGGAAFIVPGLLLILLLSALFLAGNPPRWVLGAAAGAGSAVAAVAVQAASTLVPPSLRRSGPGRARLRWGCYLLLGAAAVILTGPWLVLALIGAGAAEIAFRRRTRGTNPTGDAALGRPDADPPAAPKGPRLALPLLAPGLAATGGLGALAWVAFKVGALSYGGGFVIIPLMQQDAVHRYHWMTDGQFLNAVALGQITPGPVVQTVSVVGYAAAGVLGGLLAATVAFAPSFLFVLFGAAQFDRLRANTAVQDFLTGAGPAVIGAIAGSALPLALALSRPWQYAVLALAAGWLLGLRRGIVPCLLGAAALGILATTAAGLPLP; encoded by the coding sequence GTGCCACTCACGGTCATCGCCAGGGAGTGGGGCCGGATCGGCGTCCTCGGCTTCGGCGGACCGCCCGCGCACATCCTGCTGCTGCGCAGGCTCTGCGTGGAACAGCGCGGCTGGATCGCCGCGAGCGAGTTCGAGGACGGCATCGCCGCCACCAACCTGCTGCCCGGCCCGGCCTCCACCCAGCTGGCGATCTTCACCGCCTGGCGACTGCGCGGCCCCGCCGGCGCACTGGTCGGCGGCGCGGCGTTCATCGTCCCCGGACTGCTGCTGATCCTGCTGCTGTCCGCCCTGTTCCTGGCCGGCAACCCGCCGCGCTGGGTGCTCGGCGCGGCCGCCGGCGCGGGCTCGGCCGTCGCCGCCGTCGCCGTCCAGGCCGCCAGCACGCTCGTCCCGCCCAGCCTGCGGCGCTCCGGCCCCGGCCGGGCCCGGCTGCGCTGGGGCTGCTACCTGCTGCTCGGCGCGGCCGCCGTGATCCTCACCGGCCCCTGGCTGGTGCTCGCCCTGATCGGCGCCGGCGCCGCGGAGATCGCCTTCCGCCGCCGCACCCGCGGAACCAACCCAACGGGGGACGCCGCGCTGGGCCGACCGGACGCCGACCCGCCCGCCGCACCGAAGGGACCGCGACTCGCGCTCCCGCTGCTCGCGCCCGGCCTGGCCGCCACCGGCGGGCTCGGCGCGCTCGCCTGGGTGGCGTTCAAGGTCGGCGCGCTGTCCTACGGCGGCGGATTCGTGATCATCCCGCTGATGCAGCAGGACGCGGTCCACCGCTACCACTGGATGACGGACGGTCAGTTCCTGAACGCCGTCGCGCTCGGCCAGATCACCCCCGGGCCGGTCGTGCAGACCGTCTCGGTGGTCGGCTACGCGGCCGCCGGCGTCCTCGGCGGACTGCTGGCCGCGACCGTCGCGTTCGCGCCGTCCTTCCTGTTCGTGCTGTTCGGCGCGGCCCAGTTCGACCGTCTGCGCGCCAACACCGCCGTCCAGGACTTCCTCACCGGCGCGGGCCCCGCCGTGATCGGCGCGATCGCCGGCTCCGCCCTCCCGCTGGCGCTGGCCCTCAGCCGCCCCTGGCAGTACGCGGTGCTGGCGCTCGCAGCCGGCTGGCTGCTCGGGCTGCGCCGCGGCATCGTCCCCTGCCTGCTCGGCGCGGCCGCCCTCGGCATCCTCGCCACCACCGCGGCCGGCCTGCCTCTCCCGTAG
- a CDS encoding cation diffusion facilitator family transporter, translating into MAEHAHDAHDQEHGHDHAGPEGHEHAGHGGHRGHSHAVSADADRKWLWSALVLLLVFMAGEVVVGFAAQSLALISDAAHMLTDAASIALALVAMRLAARPARGGYTYGLKRAEILSAQANGVTLLVLSAWLGYEAVTRLISPPAVTGSLVLVTALVGVVVNIAATWCLSRANRSSLNVEGAFQHVLTDLYAFIATALAGAVVLFTGFVRADAIASLVVVALMLRAGIGLVRDSARIFLEAAPAGIDPDRVADRLVALEQVEEIHDLHIWEITSNEPALSAHILVTPGGDCHAVQHELQRRLREEYRITHTTLQVDHVGEGDADGLLQIAPSSAAAAAAEEEAREHCADSHGPVHRSGPHPH; encoded by the coding sequence ATGGCCGAGCACGCGCACGACGCGCACGACCAGGAGCACGGCCACGACCACGCCGGGCCGGAGGGCCACGAGCACGCCGGACACGGCGGGCATCGCGGTCACAGCCACGCGGTGTCGGCGGACGCGGACCGGAAGTGGCTGTGGAGCGCGCTGGTGCTGCTGCTGGTCTTCATGGCGGGCGAGGTGGTGGTCGGTTTCGCCGCCCAGTCGCTGGCGCTGATCTCGGACGCGGCGCACATGCTGACCGACGCCGCGTCGATCGCGCTGGCCCTGGTGGCGATGCGGCTGGCGGCGCGTCCGGCGCGCGGCGGCTACACGTACGGGCTGAAGCGGGCGGAGATCCTGTCGGCGCAGGCGAACGGGGTCACGCTGCTGGTGCTGTCGGCGTGGCTGGGCTACGAGGCGGTGACGCGGCTGATCTCGCCGCCGGCGGTGACGGGTTCGCTGGTGCTGGTGACGGCGCTGGTCGGCGTGGTGGTGAACATCGCGGCGACCTGGTGCCTGTCGCGGGCGAACCGGTCCTCGCTGAACGTGGAAGGCGCTTTCCAGCACGTCCTGACCGACTTGTACGCGTTCATCGCCACGGCGCTGGCGGGTGCGGTGGTGCTGTTCACCGGGTTCGTGCGGGCGGACGCGATCGCCTCGCTGGTGGTGGTGGCGCTGATGCTGCGGGCCGGGATCGGACTGGTCCGGGACTCGGCGCGGATCTTCCTTGAGGCGGCGCCCGCCGGGATCGACCCGGACCGGGTCGCCGACCGGCTGGTGGCGTTGGAGCAGGTGGAGGAGATCCACGACCTGCACATCTGGGAGATCACCTCGAACGAGCCCGCCCTGTCCGCGCACATCCTGGTCACCCCGGGGGGCGACTGCCACGCGGTACAGCACGAGCTGCAGCGCCGGCTGCGCGAGGAGTACCGGATCACCCACACCACGCTGCAGGTCGATCACGTCGGCGAGGGGGACGCGGACGGGCTGCTGCAGATCGCGCCGAGCAGCGCGGCGGCGGCCGCGGCCGAGGAGGAGGCGCGGGAGCACTGCGCGGACTCGCACGGCCCGGTGCACCGCTCGGGCCCGCACCCGCACTGA
- a CDS encoding aminotransferase class I/II-fold pyridoxal phosphate-dependent enzyme produces the protein MRFDEFQDYRQRQLSATPGLLDAAETNVYRALAPLRPAPPARTGTVYRCDLARTWLRRYGLPEEWSRRAMVSRGVRHGLSLMFGQLHAEKARLWIPSDVYPVYAELARAAGLNPGTYPTLPAPVLPASAATDRPEYLLLANPSKPLGRYLTDPECAELTAWLGESPQRRLLIDSVYDLGAPFADGTRRLLETGRTILLHSVTKGWLWPQTFGVVLLGPDRTEAAEAFRADPPSPEQLQLAEHLLADHQDTPRQVAAELAARAERLFGRLPGEVLAAIPAASRTSPGNYFFPVAVPAETLRQEHGLLALPITVFGPSSWAGSVLTSLAPAFAAPTGAPR, from the coding sequence ATGAGGTTCGACGAGTTCCAGGACTACCGACAGCGGCAACTCAGCGCCACCCCAGGCCTGTTGGACGCCGCGGAGACCAACGTGTACCGGGCGCTCGCCCCGCTGCGGCCCGCACCCCCGGCGCGGACGGGCACGGTGTACCGGTGCGACCTGGCCCGGACGTGGCTGCGCCGCTACGGGCTGCCCGAGGAGTGGTCCCGCCGGGCGATGGTCAGCCGGGGCGTCCGGCACGGCCTGTCCCTGATGTTCGGTCAACTGCACGCCGAGAAGGCCCGGTTGTGGATTCCCTCGGACGTGTACCCGGTCTACGCCGAGCTGGCCCGCGCCGCCGGCCTGAACCCGGGGACCTACCCGACCCTGCCCGCCCCGGTCCTCCCCGCGTCAGCGGCGACCGACCGCCCCGAGTACCTGCTGCTCGCCAACCCCAGCAAGCCGCTCGGCCGGTACCTCACCGACCCCGAGTGCGCCGAACTTACCGCCTGGCTGGGGGAGTCGCCGCAGCGCCGGCTGCTGATCGACAGCGTCTACGACCTGGGCGCCCCGTTCGCCGACGGCACCCGGCGGCTGCTGGAGACCGGCCGCACGATCCTGCTGCACTCGGTCACCAAGGGCTGGCTGTGGCCGCAGACCTTCGGCGTGGTCCTGCTCGGCCCCGACCGGACGGAGGCGGCCGAGGCGTTCCGGGCGGACCCACCGTCGCCGGAGCAACTGCAGCTCGCCGAACACCTGTTGGCGGACCACCAGGACACCCCCCGACAGGTCGCCGCCGAACTCGCCGCCCGGGCCGAGCGCCTGTTCGGCCGGCTGCCCGGCGAGGTGCTCGCGGCGATCCCCGCCGCGAGCCGGACCAGCCCCGGCAACTACTTCTTCCCGGTCGCCGTCCCCGCCGAGACCCTCCGGCAGGAACACGGCCTGCTCGCCCTCCCGATCACCGTGTTCGGCCCCAGCAGCTGGGCCGGCTCCGTCCTGACCAGCCTCGCCCCCGCGTTCGCCGCACCCACGGGGGCGCCCCGCTGA